The Paramormyrops kingsleyae isolate MSU_618 chromosome 23, PKINGS_0.4, whole genome shotgun sequence sequence TTACTTTATATAAAGATAAAGCAATAATCAAAATTGCCCAAATAAATAGACAAACTAACAAATAAAAGATAAGGCAGTAATTATATACCTACTCTTGGCTGGGGTAATTAGCAGGACTGACCAGAGATTGTAAAGGTTAGAAATTCACTGCTTCAAATATTAGAGTTATATAAACACACTAATACATGGTGTTTTTATTCAGTGGTTAAGTTTCACTGCAttagatgccccccccccccccctccccaggtgtGATTCACACTGTGCCATTCCGAGTACATCAATACTGAGGGTCCACAGGAAGTACTGATACTGAGTGTTACTCGTAGTCTTGTGTTGGGTCTCTACCCCCAGTCCAGAATCATCAGAAAGGATGAACGCTCACAAACACCACTCACATTTAGTGAACTTTAATGCCCCCATGTGGACAGTTCTGGTACTGATGAGTAGTAAACCTGCCCTAGTGTTAGTAAAACGATTCATATCTTCCCCCCCGCCAATCTGTAATGGTTTGCAACCTGCCGCATTCTGTTATGGGGGAGGGTCATGCCCCCATACTCACATGACTAAGGAACCACTTATTTACTATGCAATGGAAATACTGTTTCTAAACAGTAAACAATTACACAAATAAAGTACGTACATCATGTTTCTCACAAAACATAGGATGAAAACTTTGGCTTCAGAACCCTCTGCTGTAGCAAGTGTGCTGAGTAATTACCATGGTTCTTAAAACACAGGATAGTCTTTTTGTTTTGGAATACTGTCAGCACAAGGATGGCCATTAGGGGgcagcactcacacacactttcTGTGAGGACTCCATGTAAAACACAAGGTAGGCAGGCCATTAAAGGCAGGTCAGTGCAATTTGTAGTCACATTTAAAGAATTATgacaattacaaaaaaaaatacaaataaaaacacCATAATTTACACAGACTGGCGTGCAGACTGCTGAGGTTGGACTCATGTGCATATCAAACAGAGGGAAAATGGAGAATCCTGGAGATGTGCTGCATTTCATACTGATACCTGAACAGCCACCATATCTGGATAGCCATCTTAGTACAGCACGATAACAACTCCATCGCAGGCCCTCGCACTTCTCAGACACAGGAGAGCGATGGCAGGACCAGGCGTGGAAAATTCCACAGCCCCTAATCTCTCAGCCGTCTTTGATCTCTCTTCTGCAAAGCACATTAGAAAAGAGCAACTCGAACAGCTGTGGTTTACAACACAGCTCAGGAAGTCTTCCCCCACACTGGATATGATCTATGTAAAAACGTCTTTCTGTGCTCATGGCAATGCCTAATGTTAAGTACCTCCATTGATAAAGATCTAGAATATTCTTCCCAGATTCACCGTTAAATAAAGAAGCTGAATTACAGAATCAGCTTTTTTAAGTAGCTTTTTAAGAGTTGAAACAtgattttcccataatgcatctgtGACCCCTCCAGTGTCGGTATGAGCTTTCCTTTGGTAGCAGAGCACCCTGGGAAACTGGGCCCCCTTAGGCACGCTGGAGTCAGATATATTTCCACATTTGTCAGTGCCCACCTGGGCATTGCTCTGTGGTCAGTCACTGGTCATGCTCTAAGGAGTGTCAGGATCAAGGTGCTCTTGTTCCTGTACATCAGCTTTAGCTTTGAGCTAAGGTTTGCCCTTGGGGTGCTGCAGGTCACCCATTcaaccagcagagggcacctCTAAAACAAGACAGCAATCCGGAACCATCATCCCAGCAAACCTTGGCGGATCCCATCGCAGCCAGTGAGCGAGGCTGCTGTCCGTCCGCGTAAGTGCTCCTTCCCCGTGATTGGATTGGCTTCTCCGTGGCTttttgcgcccccccccccttctccgcGCCCATCTGTCAGTCCTCAGAGTGTGGCGAGGATTCGCGAGAGGGAGATGATGACTGTGAGGGCTGTCTGTCCCACGCCGAACACCAGCGCCTCCAAGGGCCCCATGTCCTTCCCTGCCACCCGATACACCCCAGCCACCGCGGCACCTGCGGCACGCAGACACGCACATGCAAACATACACGTGAGAACACAGAACCGACGACGGCTGAATGACAACAACTGACCGTTCTGCCCAAGCTGGGATAataatttcccataatgcacagtATTTTTATTGTCCAACAGATATGTCAGGAACCTCTCAGTGACAAACCCTTTCAGTTGTGAAGAAAAATTAAAGTTTAAGAACACTTTCTAGTTCTGTTAAGAGCTCTGCCTAAGAAAACAAATGcctttaaatgttaaaaacccATGTTttaaagcacacagacacatacatcaTAGATCCAACGGTGGCAATGGCATATGAGATAACTAGTGTTCATGCAAAGGCAGCTGATTAATCTAAGCCAGCCTCAAATGACACACTGAAAGCAGGCCTTCCAGTACTAATTTTACATggattattttaaaacaacagGATGCTAACTTTCCCAAGAAGGCATAGATGCTGGTTTCTGTAGCCTGAATTATTTGTGTCTGGCAGCCAaagagacagagacagggaaACAAACAGACTGGAGGTTGGTCAGCCAGATgtagaaacagacagacaggtgggTGACCAGTCAGACAGAGAACTAGACAGATGGAAGGCTGGACAGCCagataaaaaaaacagacagacaggcagctgGCCAGTCAGACTAAGTTACTGACAGACAGACGGCTGGCCAGGCAGGGGGAGAAACAGACTGGGAAACAGATAGACAGGTGACTGGCCAGTCAGATGGAGAAAGAGACAGAAATGTGGCAGGCCAGCCAGACTgggaaacagacagacaggcagctggccagacagagaaacacacaaacaagcTACTGGCCAGACAGCTGGAGAAACAGACATACTGGCAACTGACTAtacagagaaacagacagacaggtttCTTTGTCATTCAGACAAAGAAATAGAAAGACAGGCGACTGGATGGCCACACAGAATTTTACAGACAGGTGCACCAAAGCTAGTGATGGTATCATGGGCAGTTGTACCTGGATTTGTGACAGAAAGGTTTCTAGGTCTGCTGCTGTACACAGAGAAAGGTGCTTAACCTTTAACTCATGCCAAACCAAATGCAAAGTACAAAAACCCAGGCACCGCAAACCCAATGACCAAGAGAGAAcaaaacaggcaggcagacagacgtGTGGAGCGGCGCGGGGGAGGAATGACTGACTGGTGATGACGGCTCCGCTGAGGGAGGCCAGGAATCCCACGCTGACCAGCAGCAGGGTGATGAGGCGTCCCCTCCGGTGTCTCTGCAGAGCCACCAGCATCAGCAGGCCCACAGCGCCGTGGAGCAGCAGAGACGAGAAGAGACACCAGAGGAAAACCCAGTACCACATCTCTGcaggcacacaaacacatcGTTACCATATCACACATAAATACCAGCATGCACACCCACCAAAACCAGAGCCATGTTCACAAAACCACTACACCCCACTCCAAACACCATCCCACTGCACCCATTACAACCAGTAACAAAGAGAAAACTAACCAACCTAATTATCTTTAAATTATGGCTGTGTTATACTTTGTATGTAGAGCAGAACTTGCATTTGTAGTAGTCAATGCTGACTACTACATAACGGGGTCTCTTTAAGGGCCAGATATGGCTACATGTAAACACTGCTATCCCAACAGCCCTCTTTATTAAGCCCCGTTAAGCTAACAATGCACATTCGCTATACCCCATTAAAGGTATAAAGCCCATAATGCCTCTGTGCTGCTTCAGTTCCCATAATGCCCCTGGTTTGCTCCACAACATGTGTCCAGGCATTCTGAGGGCCTACAGCCCTACTAGCTCTCACTGCTCTCCATGGGAGAGTCTCTTCACTCAAGGCCAAGCAGGGAGGCTACTGAATTACGGATCCAATGGGGACACCCAGGATGAGTAATTCCGTTCTTTGTTTGCAAGCTGAGGCCCTGAGTCTGCCCTCTTGTCCCCTTAAGTCCCATTTAATTTCTCTGGCATTGTCTGCAGCCAGCCTTCTCACCATGCCACAATTAACTAGACCAGCACGTGCAGTAGTACTGATTATAACATGGTAATTCATATATCTACTAATCATTCTGAATGTGGTACGGCAGGCCCAGGTCAAGCTCCCTTCCCGACAGCAAAAGGATGGAGACAGAGGCAAAGAATTGGGCTTTGTTGTCAAAGCCTGTCTGCATCTTTCCAGTTTCACATAGCCCATCACTGCACATGCtgaatagaaaataaaataaatgaaatagtAAAACCACTATAGAAATTCGGAATACAGTGCCCTCTGTGATAAACAGCATGCATATATATGTGCAGGTATTATGTTTTTATACATATGCGGTGCTGTTGGGGCTTGGTGATGGAGAGCTTTAGGGCAGGTGCTGATAAGGCCGAGGCTCCTAACATCGCCTTCGGAAGGACGAGCACAGCGATCGCCGACCTCCCTGCTGTCCATGCCGGCGGCCATACCACGAAAGCCCGAGTCGCCGACATACTGTACCGGTGAAATGCTGGAGCGTCGGCACCGTGCCCTGCACCCACAGGCTCAGCACCTGCTGTACGGACAGGTTAATCGAGTAGTCCTTGTTCATGCTTCTGCCGCTCCCCTTGGTCAAGCTGCCGAGCGAGGGTCCTGATGCAGGCATGGAGGAGAGCGGCCGGACTGGCGTTTACGAGGCTTTCCCCGGCGATCTTTATCTGCGACGCCGGAGCATCTCGCCGGCCGGTTCCGCATAGGGGAAGGAAGAGCCGCCGCCTCGCCTGCGCTCCCCCTGTCCAGGATGCGACAGACGCAGGTTGGGGGCCATGATGATCGGCCGCACGATGCTCCGGTGTCGGTCCGCCTCGGCACCGATCGCTTAAAGGGGATGatctcttaaaggggaagccgCACCGAGCCGCTTCTCGGGGGAAACGGGAGACAATGGACGCTGATCGACAGCGAGTTCCAGGCGATGTTGGGAAGACTGGCACTGTGGTTTCTATCCATGGTCCTGCTGCCCGGAGagaaacaaacacaaagaaatatGCACACGAAATGACAGCACTTCCATGTGTTTAAATATGTTAAGAGTTGTTATAGTGTTTATAACAGGTTGGATTTTATGCAATTTCTATAGACTATTAATTGGCCTGAACTAATAACTATGTTATGAGGATGGTGTCCAGGTCATTTCTggcatttttttgtctttgcttttATCATCACTGATTATCCACCCTGCTGAAGTCCGTAATCTTGAACCGTTAGAAGTTTCCCCCCTGTGAACCATGTGAAGTTCTACCAGTCTCGTCCAAATGGTTTGTCTTTTGCCATCTGGACCTATGAGCTAAAGTGAAAATCCAGATGTTCCCACACTTGTCAGTACTTGTGTGACAATGGGTGTAAGAACTTACTGCCACTTTAGGGGCAGCGGCTGGCTTAATTTCTGAGAAGTTTCCTTGACTCACCCCCAGTAACAGTAAGCTGTCACACACTAACATGAAGTTATGTGATAACAGGAGTGATTCAAGAGTGACTCATTTCAGGATCAGAGTGGGCATCAGGTTTAGGTCAGGTTTGGGATAGGAGGCCAGGCCACACCCTATGACCTCAGTCCTGTGACGTAATGCTGACTGCTTTGGTGATGTAATCTGTAGTATTTTGGTTACCAATCTTCCTCGAGTTCTAACAATAACCTCTCCTCTCAGTAATGACCTTCCAGGAACACGTTGCTTGATAATCTGGCTTTTGGAAGACATCCATCTGGTTGTTCCAGTCtgtgcaattgctgcagtggtTAATGTGCTTATTTTAAAACCATGCTGCTGTTTTAGTTAAATGTCAATTTATGGAGGTGGGTAACGCTTTTTGTGTTATACTTCATGTAAAGGTAGGGGGCGCTCTCTGTCCAGATATACCAAGATCAGAGTTAGCAGACAGACATGTGAAGCATGctgaaaatatttaaacatgGAGTTTTGTCATAAAAAGCTTGAACTTTGAAGAGTTTcccatgttatttttttcaatcGTTTATTCTGAAGACAAATCATGCACAgatccctccccctcccccccccccccccccccccccacacacacacacagtattttGACCCTGCTTCATGGTGAAAATGTGCattctggaggaaaattacaTTGTTTGAGTATTAGAGCTCTTCCGTTCAAAAGGAGACTGGATGGAACAAAACCTCAGTTGCCTGGAAAATCAAAGTGCAGGAATGCATGACTGGTTTTGGGCACCACAGGACAGGCCTAGAAGGCAGAACCCTTTCAGAAAGTAAACACTCCTCCTTTCCAACGCTAATATTTCGTCCACCCTCCTCTTCAGAAAGGGGCCGTTGGCTGAATCTGCATTTTCAGCTTCTGTTCTTGCAAACAGCTGAACGCAGATGCATGCGACTCCAGGCTTACTCCTGCACCCAGGAATAAACATCCTGACAGACAGATTAAAACAGCCAGACGTACATGCACAGAAGCAGGGGATACGCACGCATGACATATGCATATacgcaggcagacacacagacccaTGATCTCACACGTGAAGCTCAATATAGCAAATGCCTGGTAAGGATTAGTGATCGCACACCCTCTCCCTGCAGCACTAGTGCCCCGTGTCATCCAGCTGCCTTTGTGTTCGTGGCCGTGTGGCATGTTCTCACACAGGTCCCTGATGCACATATTCCACTGTCCcctgccatccccccccccccgcctccggAATGCAGAATGACATGCTGCACACATCCGAGAATCTGTGTAACCCCCAGAGTGACATTTTGTGTGGCCTGTTACTCGCTCGACAGTGCACCGGAAGTCAGAGGCCGCCTAGTTCAAAGGTGTCTTTTTTGGTAGCTATATTTATTCCGCCGCATCAAACCGTCCCTTCCAGCCTGAAACCCCTTGCCCACACTGAAACCGCACATCTCTGCTCGACATCTGCTGAAAAATAAGCACACCGCTTGGCCTAATAAGCGCGTTATCTGCGTGGCTCATGTTCTTTCTCAATAAAGACAGTTTCACTTGATTTGGTTAACTGAGAAGAGTGTCTGAACACTGGACAGATTGCAAAGATTTTATACGCGCGATCCGTCAATACACTTGTGATATACGAGCCCTGGGGGATTTCTTTCCCTGATAGAATTATTTACAGGTTACTTTCAATGGCGGCGCCCTTAACAAAAGCTTCAGAGGCCATTAGGCATGTCACTGTGACAAAGAGACTCTTCGTCGAGCTAAAGCTCATGTTCAAAGCTGCAGCTGCAGCTCAGACGTGCCGTTCGTGCTGGTTTTTGATGTCTTTGTTATGAGCGGCACGGTAGAATAAGCCGGGATAGCTGCCCAAGTTCACCTGCGGGCTATTCAGttgtgaccccccacccccgaccccCAAGGGGCCGTCCCACAGCCCAGAGGGAGACTCCCTCAGAAGCTCCACATCCACTAACCACAGTCTAATCTACAACTCAGTTTTGTTCTGTTTCTCCTGTTTACTTGTTTGACTCCCAGCATGCTAGGCAGCCTCTACAATACCTTAAGGCAGTTTTTCCAATCCAGTActcagggacccgcagacagtccatgtttttgctcctaccgagagctgggagggagcaaaagtgtggactgtctggcagggagcacagagggtgcaaaaatgtggagcgTCTGTGGGTTCCCGAGGACGGGGTTATGGAAGCACTGCCCTAAGGCACGCGGACACtgatatatacacactcacacagactcGCACACACAGCTGCACACAGGTGCTTGTGAGTGTCTGTTTAATGTATACATGACCAGAAACTGAACCACGGACAACTGAAGAACTGAAAACTGAGGAAGGCGACGCTACCGCTGCCCACATCGACACGAGGCAGACGTGTATTTTCCAGTAACCGGGAATTGAAAACTGGAACCACGGCAACATTCCAGGACACACATTCTTACAAATTTACTTTCTGAGTCATTGACATACATGAAAATGCTTCCCCACCAAACCCATATGTATTTTACTAAATTAGTCACGTGAGTGAAATGGAAGCTGTTGACAGAATACTATGCTGACGGCTAGTCCAGCTACAGCAGACTTTCCAACTTTCCTTAAATAATCCCATGTGACGTAACCCTGGGTGCAGACCAGTGCCATCAGATTCCAAAGAGAAGCCTGTGACATGATATTTCCGCTTTCAGGAAGTTGACACCTTGGACGAGCTGGGAAAGCTGAGACGCCTCCTTCTGGACCATCGACGCAATGCATGTATGGATCAGAACCCCTGCAAAAGTTCTTCTCAGCTCGCTGGTGCTGATCAGCTCAGTGACTATGAGATCTGATTCCCAGCCAGAAAACACCACGGGTGTCGTTTCTTGTCCAGATGCCTGATGTCATCCTGCTTATAGTCTGTCTCGCTGCTTCCGTTCCCTTCACTATTTCCCATTCACTTTTCCCATACATCCCACTACACACAGAGCAGCATACACAAGCAAAAACACATCCATCTACCAAATACACCCTCGTTATTCACTATGGGCAAGAAGACAGTGGCTCTGCTGAGGGTTTTGTGTGCAGTTGCTGGCTAGGAGTTCGTCATAAGCCAGCAGTTTCCTACCGTCCTGCTTAGCTGTGCGACACAAGCCCACCTACACAGTGAGTACAAACCATTCTCTCATTTTCCACAATGCGACCTGTGTACCTTCCGCCCCCCCTTGTTTCATGTGAGGTCCCATGAGTGCCCTTGCCCCCCCAATCCCCACACGTTTCCTGGGCCCCCATGTTTGGGTCCCTGCCAGCTACCAGCCGGAAGTTTCACATAAGAAATTATTTACTTTACGAAGCTGTGCCCAGTAAAATAGCAAAGCATTTCATGTGTCTGCATTTCAGAGAAATCTACAGAATAAACAAGAGTAGATTCAAAGCGACATTTCACTTCAGGCAAATAATTATTACTTCAGCTTGGATCTGTGATGGATACAGGGCAGGAGAGCTGAGATCTCGTAGGAGTCTGAAGGTGCCCCGAGATGCCAAAGGTCCAACGTGAGCCCAAGCAGCAAAGACGCATCTTTGTGTTGCGACCGATTTCAGTTTTATCTACCAGGAACAGAATGGAAAAAGCAGAGATCTCGCTGCATTTTTTCCTTCCCTTTGAGACTGTACTGGTTTCCATGGATAACCCAAACGCTGCAGGAGCTTCACAAAAGGCCTGTTGGCTCAGTGGAGAGGCTCGGtatgggttgtgggggggggggggggggggggggcgggcgctGCAGTGATTGATAGGCTGAGGACAGGGCTGCAAAGGGAGCAGGGATCAAGCAATTTAGAGCTGAACCCAGCTACACTCCAAGAGACTGTAAGAGAAGCT is a genomic window containing:
- the tmem170b gene encoding transmembrane protein 170B: MPASGPSLGSLTKGSGRSMNKDYSINLSVQQVLSLWVQGTVPTLQHFTEMWYWVFLWCLFSSLLLHGAVGLLMLVALQRHRRGRLITLLLVSVGFLASLSGAVITSAAVAGVYRVAGKDMGPLEALVFGVGQTALTVIISLSRILATL